The Astatotilapia calliptera chromosome 4, fAstCal1.2, whole genome shotgun sequence genome segment tctgtctctccctcccgctctgttcctgtgctactgcgagtgtaactatcgcccctcccccctcttcccagtgcAAAGCACAaagcggaaaaaagtgcgagagagggtgcgagaaagaaaaaaaaaaaccacggctcgcgataaggagccagGTCTCGCGttgttcacgtcaaagatctggctctaagagccatttcattCGCGACCGACATATCACTATCAACTCCCTCTCTGTTGCTGTCTTGTTTATTGCTAGCGCTTTCAATTATCTGCTCACTAACACTcaatttctctgttttctccctGCCCTAATCCATGCCCATACCTTTTCCCGATCTCATGATACTTTTTCCTTCCTCATCATTTCCCTATTTCCTCTATCTTCTTTCAATCACCTGTCCGCATCCCCCTCCCACCTCCTCCTAGCTAACATCCTGACTGTGGTAATCCTGTCCCAGCTGGTGCTGCGTCGTCAGAAGTCCTCCTACAATTATCTCCTGGCTCTGGCAGCCGCCGACATCCTCGTTCTGTTCCTCATTGTTTTTGTTGACTTTATATTGGAGGATTTTATTTTGGCAGCGCCGCTGCCTCCGTCATTAAATAACGCAGTTCAGGTGCTGGAGTTTTCCTCCATCCACACCTCCATCTGGATCACCGTGCCTCTTACCATTGATCGTTACATCGCTGTTTGTCACCCTCTGCGCTACCACACGGTCTCCTACCCAGCCCGCACACGCAGAGTGATATTCGCCGTCTACGTTGGATGCTTGGTCTCTGCAGCTCCCTACTACTGGTGGCCTGAGTTTTGGCACAGCCTTCCTGGACTGGGTAGTAGTGATCGAGGAGGGGGCggaagagaaggagaaggaggaggagaagagggcgACAAAAGAACGGTGGCCCAGCACGTCCTTGTGTGGGCCCACTGTGCCACCGTGTACCTCCTACCCTGCACGGTCTTCTTTTCCCTTAATGCCGTCATTGTGCGTAAGCTGCGCAGACGCCGTAGCTGTTTCCGTCTGCGTGGTTATTCAACCGGCAAGACCACCGCCATCCTCCTCGCCATCACCTCCATTTTTGCTGTTCTGTGGGCACCGCGCACCCTCGTGATCCTCTACCACTTCTACTCGTCTCCCCCGGCATCACAAACTGCCAGCCGTCTGCTCCATGTACTCACGGATCTGGCAAACATGCTAGCACTGCTCAACACCGGGATCAACTTCTTCCTCTACTGCTTCATCAGCAAGCGTTTCCGGAGCATGGCGGCCAATGTGCTGCGAGCCTTGGTCCACTGCCGGAAGCAGCCGCCGCCATTCTACGCCAGCCACAACTTCTCCATCACAAGCAGTCCCTGGATCTCACCAGCCAACTCCCACTGCATCAAGATGCTGGTGTACCAGTATGACAAAAATGGGAAGCCCATCTGCATTTCCTCTTGAGCTCTTAGCCACGAGTTGCTTCCCCTACCCTCAATCACTGGAGGGGTGGGGCAGCGGGTGTATTCAGGCTTGTCTCGATGGTGACCAGCTTTGCCTGTATCTTTTAAGGCTTGAAAATGTCAAAACACCTATTGAGCAAATGGTTCAACTACCTTTGAGCAAAGCAAGGTGGAAAAACAACCAGCAAGGCTTCTGATGTTCAAAAAAGTATTCACAAAGCAGCGACCAGCACTGAATAGGTGTTGATGGTTTCCttcatgcaaaaaaataaatctactgTAAGTAACTGATGGCTGTAGACTGATAAAAAGACATCACGACCATCTAGCACTCAGTATGAGCCACCATTTGTAACATATAAACTgacaaaactataaaaacaagtCCTCTGTGGGGCGTCAAAGTTACTGCGGGCCGTGCTGCACGCTGCCGATGAAGAGCTTCGAACAGCTGTGTCTTTTGCTGCTGGGAGTCATTTCCAAAAGGCAAAGTTTCAGTAAGAGTGTGGGCACTAAACATCTCACCTCAAGGGGTGATTCACTCAGGCAGAGCCACTGACAGTGTGCCCACTGCCACATGATCCTCACGCTCTTTCTCAAGCAATGTAAAACAGCGCTGTCATTTCCAGTTTAACACGCAGAAGAGTCTCCACGGCATGTTAAGTAGGGCT includes the following:
- the gpr139 gene encoding putative G-protein coupled receptor 139, with the translated sequence MEHSHFPVFPPNGSTWSTGQNPSEAAQGCPLGPLPVIYYSVLLCLGLPANILTVVILSQLVLRRQKSSYNYLLALAAADILVLFLIVFVDFILEDFILAAPLPPSLNNAVQVLEFSSIHTSIWITVPLTIDRYIAVCHPLRYHTVSYPARTRRVIFAVYVGCLVSAAPYYWWPEFWHSLPGLGSSDRGGGGREGEGGGEEGDKRTVAQHVLVWAHCATVYLLPCTVFFSLNAVIVRKLRRRRSCFRLRGYSTGKTTAILLAITSIFAVLWAPRTLVILYHFYSSPPASQTASRLLHVLTDLANMLALLNTGINFFLYCFISKRFRSMAANVLRALVHCRKQPPPFYASHNFSITSSPWISPANSHCIKMLVYQYDKNGKPICISS